CttctttataaatttggaaaataaacgaaaatcattttattttctatgaattatttcttcatgctttcttttaaattattttattattattgttgttTCTGCTTTGCACAATCTTGGTTATATCATTAAGTTATCAATTTGTTTCCTTTAACAATTTGTGTTAATATACTCCTATTAAAACATGAAATCATCACATCTTCGATTTTGATATacaatatacttttttgtatttcgTAAAAAGCAAATGATTTCAGATATAGCATGGATACACATattcaatatattataatttaaaaatacttaAAGTGTTATaagttatatttataacgCATTCCCATgcaattaaatatatttatcttttcatttttttcttttatttttcgatGTAATAACAATTGGCATATTTGGTTTTTGATTTTTGCTTTTAGCTTTTTGAATGAgttaaaaacaatattttagaAAGAGCGcatgatattttttaatatgggCCGCATCTATagctattattatttgagtAGAAAAAATTTTGGGCTTGTGGATTTTGATGCGCTACAAAATTTGGTTGTCCCATAGCATTTGGTTGAGatggaatatttttttgttgtcTTGCCATTTGCTGAAATGTGTTTACTCCATTTTGgctaatatattttttcatttcttcttcttctcctttttttactgttacttttaattttttattcaatgCCATAAATCCATTCATTTGAGATATGGCTGCGGCAGCACtttcaatattttcataagaAACAAAAGCAAATCCTCTATTTCGTcctgtatttttttcagttGCTATTCTTGCTGATAATAATTCACCAAATGGAGAGAATGCTTGAATTAAATCGGTTTGTTGCCATTCATTTGGGAcatggaaaataaataagttgGCACCTGGGGGACCTGTTAGAATAtaagaagaaaaattatataagatataaataaatacaaaatatggaGTATACATAATTATGATTTAATAGTGCAGCAATAAGATGGATTGAAAAATCATTTATTGTTACACATTCTACTATTttgtatgcatttttttcattaaaataaCCTGAAGAATCCGAAAGGTTATGCATGTTGggattattattcataaaaagtGTTTCAAACTCTTTAGGCATTTCCCATTGTGTTGTATTGGTTTGttcattataataatatggtCGACCTTCACCAGAGTAATATTCTTTCCATACACCAACTTGTCGAggataattattatttacaccAAAATTACCAgcataattaatattattaggGGTGCCAGGATGAGCTTGTGGTGAAATACCATGTGGTGCATTTTGCATAGGTTGCATTCCTAATTGTGATTGTGCTTGTTTTGATGATTTTGGTTCTGCAAATCTGACTTCAACTGGTCTATTACAACCTtctaatgtttttttaccATTTAATGAGCTAATAGCATACAAGGCTTGTTCTTTATATGCGAATTTAACAAAAGAACATCCTTTACCTAAGCCAGTAGAATTATctttcataataaaaacttCTTCAACAGATCCATATACAGAAAACATATCTTTAATACTTTCTtctgtaatatttttaggTAATGAtccaataaataattttgctTGGTCAACACCTGATTCTACATTTTGTGGGAACCCTAATTTCATAACTTCCCCTGATGCATATTTAACTTGGAGTGACCCTAATTGCTGATCTAAAGTTCtttgattatttaatgATCTTATTGCATTATCTGCTTCAGATATCGAAGccatttttacaaaagCACTTGACTTATgtatatttgttattttatctCTTATTATTACTACTTCATTTACTATACCAAATTCTTCAAATATTGGCCTTAATTGTTCttcttcataattttttggaaCCCTTCCTATAAATAGTTTTATAGAAACAGGGGGTGCTGGGTGGCAAGGAAATGTATGATCACTATAatccatatttatatcatcttTATCAGATTTCCCTTTGCCCGAActatcattttttgattttgaattttttgtgCTCCCTGATAATTCATTATCTTCTTTTGTAAAATCTATTTCTTCTgatattatatcatttttccCCTGATTATAATTCGCTGTATTGGTATCAGAGGAATTATCATTTGAatctatattatcattattatccatatttatttattttatataataatatgctggttctatattttatatatgtaaagtATAcccatacatatatatatacttcaCACTTATAGCTGaacaaaaattgtatttcttttgttcatttatacaaaaattaattaatttttctttttttgaattcAGTTATAGtgaaattaattattcacctttaatttatttattcctatttgttaataatctttatttcatttatttattttatatttcttctttggccatttaatttatgtatttttctttgatatattattattatttttttttttttaatttttttttatttaatttttttgtgggtgttattttaaacaataatttttgatgcttttatatattgtaaattggtatgcttaaaaaaaaattccatgtgatttttattatttataaattataaaattaataataagcCTTTTTATTGCTTACAATGAGCCatactatatattatgtaaaaatgcaaataaacCAACCCagattttaaattaatttcatgagctataaaatttgcttaaaaattttttacctttaaattttttatttgtatatatatgcacgtAATGCTTAAATACCCCTTTTTATGtactatatattataaatatatactatatattatatataaaattattattatatgcattaatTTGCCAAGACCGGATAAAGCACAAAATGCCCTTTAAGTGTTATActcaaatattatatatataatatttcccCTGTATTTCGTATTAGTGaggtattatttttaagccatccttttctttatattaaatatttatatttattttttgtattttctttttagtATTATAATTCCATTGTTTTATGCTTAtgctaatttttttaatagttatgaaaaatatatgattattaatatgttttgttatatggctattaaaaaaaatgcatatgaaATTTAAAtctgaaatatttataataggGCAAAGTACATATAGGGCAtactatataaatatattaaattgttaCAGGTCTATATTAAACATTCACATGACAAAAATACGCAAAattaataagaaaaaaagccctaaaataaactttatgggtttaaagaaaaagtaatctctaaaaattaacattttaacataatatttatgcaaAGTAAAAAGTAGCtacttataaatattgaaaaaatgaacTGTAAGCCTTAAAAAGTAATATAATACCACATTACTCCTactatatgtatattaaatgTCAGCGCTTAGGGATACCTATAtgtgtattattttatgtaattaCGATACAGAATTTTCGAATTCTGAAATCTTATTCATATTACACCATAGAGACAACAAAATGAACCATTAACGGTTTATGTTctactttttaaattttgatgAGCCTATATTATGGCATACATGCACATAATTGTGAATATCAATATAAAACTGGagaattttatataagaatattattacttttttcgTTTTAAAATAGAGATTATTCAgcacatatatttgtttttttacaaatataaattttatatttcatttccTTATTAATACATGTGTGTGTATAATAAGAAATCTACATATTCGGTTATATAATGTTcgtttatttgtttttttttaatgagcacagctatttttatgatatacaaatcattataaataaaagccCACAATGATATATGTGGCTGTGTGTAAATGCTTActttatttgcattttatagaaaatattatatcttatacatcaaaaataaattgacAAAGGGAAATAATGTCATTGTGTAATAAGTATATGCTAAAAATAAGGTTATGcaagatataaataatactgTAATTTTAGTCGTTCTCTTATATGCATCaatttattcaaaaaaacttttcacctataaaaatttgcgattaatttttttgttttattgaAATAAAACTTTAAAAGGGTGATAAAGATCATTTCCTAAATGGCGCAATATTGTGatatacgaaaaaaatattttatatatgtatgtacaTTTCAGTATGATGAgcttttaaatatgaattaaGGTTAAAAAATCTTgtaacataaaaatggcCTATTTATGTCTTTCTTATCAAAGTCTcgctatatatataataactaTACATGTGATTATTCTTCAAATTTTTCTACATAAATGAAATGGATTTAATATTCACACCTTTATGTGAAATCAACAAATTCAGACAAGTTGTATTTGGTcatttgttattatattcattaatgGTGAATATTTCCCATCCTGTTTtcaagcatatatataactatatggttttttaaaactaaTTAAAgttggaaataaaaattcaaagcTAATTATCATCTCCTATGTGGGAAATAAGCAAAATATAAGTAacagtaataaaaaaagacgaAAAAGTGCCTtaagcatataaataatttcctTATGTATCAATtacattaaaatttaaggAATGCATTTAAGCACCATAAAAGATGTTAAAAgttgttataaatatgtataattataactatcttaataatttgaacaaaatatatcatcaaTAGGCTAAGGGTATTtcaatttgtatttattaatgtttttaattttatgatTATGCATGCTCATTATTTctgttataaatatgaattttatagaaaattgatgcaaaaaatatttgaattcCGTTGTATCAAGCTAAGTCAGATGAGCCACGATATATACCaatctataaatatttatatatatccatcgatgtattttatattatttattttgaatttatgcatatagaTCTTTATGCGTTTTCTAAGGTGAATACTGAAAGACATATAGAAACTAATAGAGACCATACTTTCAATTgtgattaaaaaataagggagaaatatgaagaaaaaacatatgtatagtcgataatttaataaaatggatAAATGATTAATAGAactatatacataatatatatctttaatCTAATATGGATTTATTAAAGTATTATTGCATGAACTGTATTAATGTTTGCACTCCTGAGAAGTATGTGATCGATCAAAATGAAATCGAATTTTCTAGCACAAGTAAAACAGAGTTTAGTTCGAAGATTTGggatttttattattcaacATCAGACAACTATACACTATATGATAAACAATTGCACAACCGAGACACAGAAataaaagacaaaaaatattttaaaaggaataataaaagtagtaaaaattttaaaaacttAGAAAAGGttaaaatagtaaaagacttttttttagacaacgaaatagaaaataattctatgaataaaaatatgtataatgtACAAAATAGTGAGTCATTAAAAGGTGATAAGGaattcaatatatatagtattaATTCTTTTAATCAAACAGCcaacatatttatagaaaatatatttgatatagCTATTGCTTCAGAAAAGGAAATTATTTCGAATAAAAAGAATACCCAAAAAAagagtaaaaaaaaagtaaaaaaatgaagataatacgtttatttaaaaataattatatatataatgacatggatcttttatatttttccatttcaactttttaataatttcttttttttgttttttgtggtttataaataatgtattttaatataaggatattttttgcgttaaatatattattctcATTAGTAAAAAGTTTAATTATGAACTTATTTATACCTTTTTAGTTATcatcataatttaatttatattatagaGAATtgttcttttcttttttgtctttttttctccgaatattattttcgcTTAATGGcgcatataaaattaattgtgATCATGGTTTTAAGGactttaattttgttatcaACCTATTTATGGATTACATATTTCCTAAAGTATGTTTCCTTTTAtgcatttaataaattatgagCATAATCTCATGTGcgaacaaattaaaatgtaGCCATTTTTACACAAATATGCTATACACCATTtagtaaaattaataaagatatagTATCCTGAAGAGATAATAGACACCCTATTTTTGGGCATTGCAgtatgtattatatgtgtttatcaaataagtatttttataatccaTATTACATGAgatgaattatattttaattatagtaaattttacttattttttactccCTTTTCAATGATAAAAGTTTTGTGATTATCCATGTGAGAATGTgactttatttaaatgaaagaaACAGTTATGGCGTCCGACTTTTTTAAGCCAATTCctatttaataatgtatGGCTATTCAGAATaaaatgagaaaaaaaCTATGTAGTTTGATATGCTATGTTTtaactatattatttaatttttcattatgtttttgttaatcattgtatatatgtgtatgtaTTCTCACGAATggggaaaatataatactacttaataaaaaaaagtaatagcTGTTTACACAAGTGtgaattttcataaaagaTACATGGGTAGAGTATGATAAAAGAGCATACACAACAAaactataaataatgaaggaATAATATTGCAATATTAGGTAAGCTGATAAAATTTGATAGCTAATATTTGAAAGTTTACaccttaatttttttataatttgatataacataatattatataaatcctgttatgcaatttttttgtataataccggttatattttttcatgcACTTTATGtgtaaaacatattttattatttttatttataattttttagacTTAATTCTACTTAcacacataaatatttatatatacattttatgaaaaaaataataatttggtATGAGACCAATGTattgttaaaataatatatattattttaatttttacaattttttaaagataaataaataattaataatgttaTTTGGATAACATTTGGTCTGTGTTACattatgatttattttgctacattcaaaaatttataaatttgaaattATGGTATATggttatattattattatttattatattttattttattttttttcacctGATATTTCACATTTGTAACCCTAAAATACCAAAATATGCGCCcctattaatttatttgattttaaaCCAGTTAatagtatattatttggCTAGTAAAACTTTAACACACATTTAGAGATATGAAAACAAGAATAagacaattttatttataaatatgaataacaTAAAGTTATACCAATGCAAGTATTTGGCAGAAATATACGTTAAAAATaaggaaataaatgaatatttaaatattttgcaaTATGTAGATTGTTCTAATTTGGAAAGCGCTAAGCGCTTTaagatttttattttcgatGAATCACCAAACACTGTATCACATGGCATTGTtcaagaaaatatatatgaaaatgaaatccAATACGGAAAGCTAGAAAATGACCATGCTTCAAATGACCAATTAGACAGTATAATACCAGATGGTagggaaaaatatatgttgaATCATAATATAGCTGAAAAAGgagcatataaaaattatccTATTAATGACAATAATactagaaataaaaatgagaaaaaatattttgaaatatatatttattatgatgGAACAGTTGACGTTAATATGGTTCCCAAAATGCTAggaatgaatatatatgaatcttcacttaatttaaaagaattcGAAACAACAAAAGATAAATTGATTATGTGCAAATCATCAGATGGTAATACTATCGAAACGAATGGAAAAGGATATGATAGTAATATTGATATTtgtgaattaaaaaatgggagattagaaaatatttttaaatcattaaatatacaaactATTGATTCGTTTGCGGGATCTCTCATAAAGTTGCCATTTGAAGTTAattcagaaaaaaatgaatttgttgaaaaaataagaaatgCCACAGCATggtttattatatactgTAAAAATGTAAGTATTATTGATatgaatattaataataatttcaatttaaaatggaaaaaatatatagaatataaaaatatttctgcGTTAGAAGGAGaaaaattgataaagaaagatataaaatattatggtGTAGAATATAGTACTGAGCAtgttttttctaaatacaTTGTATACGACAATGACATAATTGAtaacaatatttatgataGAATGCTgcgtatatattttttgtataaagaCCATGAAGAATTATACGATAAGACCCCaaatattgatatatataataaactaGATATTTCCGAATTTGTGTCTACAAGTgttattaatatgtttGGAAATCTttcaatttatataaaagacgaaaataataaaaatatattaataagtGATATTTGCAATAGTAGATTAATTCCTTCAATATGCAATGCATACATAGAATTTTTACTACTACTACGAGAGCAAAATATTTCGAATAggaattataatttttcatcataCTTTCCTTTATTAGATATTACGTCTAAAGGAAAAATTAACCAACTCATATATTCGATATACaatgaaatatttgatGAGGAAAAAAAcctaaaattaatttacaATGGGAAGAAATGGATAAATTTTAGCGAGTGCATATTTGTTACAagtgaattaaaaaatatatttgagaTGGGAATATCAGATATTATGGAGCACTCTGAAATAGccaatataatttttttagaggacaaaataaaaactgctatatattatcatttgaaTGTActaagtaaaaaaatagaaagtAATAACTTaattaagaaaatattgGGGTATAatctaaaatatatagatgaTATTCCTAGTgacattattaataatatagaattatttcataaaaatatttcagtaaaaaatatgttagaaaaaaataaaaaatgtaaatttttgcatgaaataattataaataatattgagCATGTGCATTTTGAAAACCTTTTGCCTATATTAGTTTATCTTGTACAATTAAAATCTGAAAATATAGACAACGATTTAAGAAGTGTTGCATGTTTTCCCAAtcagaataaaaaattaaaaaaaatcagcGAATTAGTATTTTCTATGGATAAGgaatattataaagaatCCATAGATATAAAATCCAATAATGAGAACATACATGGTGAATATGATAATTGTGATCAAATTAAACGGCATACTATTagtaatgaaaatttaatatcaaTAGAATTTAtggataaaataaaaaatgaagacaTTGAGAGGCTCAGACTTTTAGGTCTAACAGTCATTTatgaagaatataaattaaatgataatatacatgatattttattagatttagataaattattttttagcgCTATGGGATACGAAAATAAGATTACaactttaaataaaataatttaccaattagaaaaaaacataattgATTTGGAAAACCCTACaatattaaatgatttaaaaaatatattctttttaccaatatataaaagtaaaaactATAATTATGTTCGATTGGACAATGATACAGCGGTGAATAATAAGGtaccaaaaaataaagactctcataattctttttcatgtaatttgaaaaaaaaagacacaATAAAAATCATTAATAGTAATGAATTAAATTCTAGTAGCATATCCGAATTAAGTAGCAATTCttgtgataatataaaaaaaggaaaatgcGAGATTGAATATGATGACATTACAAGTAATAATCCTCTTAATGCAGAAAATAACAATTCCAATGATATAAcagaaaatatgaatgatACACATATTACAGATTTTATTAGGATAAATGAAGGATATGATAAGAAGTATTTtaatgtaatttttttaaaacaaaaatgttattGTATTGACAATATAAAGATATCATCAAAATTATGTGAATTGTTAGATTTACAGAAAAGGCCACAATTAAACGATGTAATGAATCattttgaaataataatgaataattCTACAAATATGcgttttcaaaatatttctaaaatttatgaagatatttatgaatattttgaacattttatagtttctgaaaataaaataaacaataagACATGTaacgaaataaaagaaaatgacacaatgaaaacaataaatctaacaatagaaaataaaaaagatat
This genomic interval from Plasmodium chabaudi chabaudi strain AS genome assembly, chromosome: 11 contains the following:
- a CDS encoding CUGBP Elav-like family member 1, putative, producing the protein MDNNDNIDSNDNSSDTNTANYNQGKNDIISEEIDFTKEDNELSGSTKNSKSKNDSSGKGKSDKDDINMDYSDHTFPCHPAPPVSIKLFIGRVPKNYEEEQLRPIFEEFGIVNEVVIIRDKITNIHKSSAFVKMASISEADNAIRSLNNQRTLDQQLGSLQVKYASGEVMKLGFPQNVESGVDQAKLFIGSLPKNITEESIKDMFSVYGSVEEVFIMKDNSTGLGKGCSFVKFAYKEQALYAISSLNGKKTLEGCNRPVEVRFAEPKSSKQAQSQLGMQPMQNAPHGISPQAHPGTPNNINYAGNFGVNNNYPRQVGVWKEYYSGEGRPYYYNEQTNTTQWEMPKEFETLFMNNNPNMHNLSDSSGPPGANLFIFHVPNEWQQTDLIQAFSPFGELLSARIATEKNTGRNRGFAFVSYENIESAAAAISQMNGFMALNKKLKVTVKKGEEEEMKKYISQNGVNTFQQMARQQKNIPSQPNAMGQPNFVAHQNPQAQNFFYSNNNSYRCGPY